One segment of Streptomyces sp. NBC_01463 DNA contains the following:
- a CDS encoding valine--tRNA ligase: MTENAAQQPASIPELPTQYTPAEVEGKLYERWVERGYFEADENSDKPPYSIVIPPPNVTGSLHLGHAFEHTLIDALVRRKRMQGFEALYQPGMDHAGIATQNVVERELGNEGRSRHDLGREAFVERVWQWKNQSGGQISGQMRRLGEGVAWSRERFTMDEGLSKAVQTVFKQMYDDELIYRAERIINWCPRCLTAISDIEVEYQEDDGELVSMQYGEGDETIVVATTRAETMLGDTAVAVHPDDERYKHLVGKQIKLPLTDRTIPVVADHHVDPEFGTGAVKVTPAHDPNDFEIGKRHDLPFLTVLDERAVITAPGPFQGLDRLEARSAIVAALRAEGRIVAEKRPYVHSVGHCSRCKTTIEPRLSLQWWVKVAPLAKAAGDAVRDGKVKIHPQEMEKRYFDWVDNLHDWCISRQLWWGHRIPVWYGPNGEVVCVGPDDEAPTGEGWTQDSDVLDTWFSSGLWPFSTLGWPEQTDSLAKFYPNSVLVTGYDILFFWVARMMMFGLYVNDGVPPFETIVLHGMVRDEHGKKMSKSFGNVVNPLDWMDKYGSDALRFTLARGANPGVDVPIGEEWVQGSAKFSNKIWNATRFALMNGATIEGELPSAAEMSVTDRWILSRLNKTVAEVDAYYDDFQFSKLSESLRHFAWDEVFDWYVELSKTTFFGGGRPAEVSGRVLGEVLDVMLRLLHPVVPFVTETLWTALTGRESVVIADWPKDSGFRDDAAEKEIELVQQVVTEVRRFRSDQGLQPGQKVPAELTLTGTALAAHEAAIRQLLRLQPAGDGFHATASLPVAGATVALDLSGTIDIEAERKRLTKDLEAAQKEKAQATGKLGNEAFLAKAPDNVVDKIRGRLSKAESDIERITGQLAALPQS; encoded by the coding sequence GTGACCGAGAACGCAGCGCAGCAGCCAGCCAGCATCCCCGAACTGCCGACCCAGTACACGCCGGCCGAGGTAGAGGGGAAGCTGTACGAGCGCTGGGTAGAGCGTGGTTACTTCGAGGCGGACGAGAACAGCGACAAGCCGCCGTACTCCATCGTCATCCCGCCGCCCAACGTCACCGGATCCCTGCACCTGGGACACGCCTTCGAGCACACGCTGATCGACGCCCTCGTCCGCCGCAAGCGGATGCAGGGGTTCGAGGCGCTCTACCAGCCGGGCATGGACCACGCCGGCATCGCCACCCAGAACGTCGTCGAGCGCGAGCTCGGCAACGAGGGCAGGTCGCGCCACGACCTGGGCCGCGAGGCCTTCGTCGAGCGCGTCTGGCAGTGGAAGAACCAGTCCGGCGGCCAGATCTCCGGCCAGATGCGCCGCCTCGGCGAGGGCGTCGCCTGGTCCCGTGAGCGCTTCACCATGGACGAGGGCCTGTCCAAGGCCGTCCAGACCGTCTTCAAGCAGATGTACGACGACGAGCTGATCTACCGCGCCGAGCGCATCATCAACTGGTGCCCGCGCTGCCTCACCGCGATCTCGGACATCGAGGTCGAGTACCAGGAGGACGACGGCGAGCTCGTCTCCATGCAGTACGGCGAGGGCGACGAGACCATCGTCGTCGCCACCACCCGCGCCGAGACGATGCTCGGTGACACCGCCGTCGCCGTCCACCCCGACGACGAGCGCTACAAGCACCTCGTCGGCAAGCAGATCAAGCTGCCGCTGACCGACCGCACCATCCCGGTCGTCGCCGACCACCACGTCGATCCCGAGTTCGGCACCGGCGCCGTCAAGGTGACCCCGGCGCACGACCCGAACGACTTCGAGATCGGCAAGCGCCACGACCTGCCGTTCCTCACGGTCCTCGACGAGCGCGCCGTCATCACGGCCCCCGGCCCCTTCCAGGGCCTGGACCGCCTGGAGGCCCGCTCCGCCATCGTCGCAGCCCTGCGCGCCGAGGGCCGGATCGTCGCCGAGAAGCGGCCGTACGTCCACTCCGTCGGCCACTGCTCGCGCTGCAAGACCACCATCGAGCCGCGGCTCTCCCTCCAGTGGTGGGTCAAGGTCGCCCCGCTCGCCAAGGCGGCCGGTGACGCCGTCCGCGACGGCAAGGTCAAGATCCACCCGCAGGAGATGGAGAAGCGGTACTTCGACTGGGTCGACAACCTGCACGACTGGTGCATCTCGCGCCAGCTCTGGTGGGGCCACCGCATCCCCGTCTGGTACGGCCCGAACGGCGAGGTCGTCTGCGTCGGACCGGACGACGAGGCGCCCACCGGCGAGGGCTGGACCCAGGACAGCGATGTCCTGGACACCTGGTTCTCCTCCGGCCTCTGGCCCTTCTCCACGCTCGGCTGGCCCGAACAGACCGACAGCCTCGCGAAGTTCTATCCGAACTCCGTACTGGTCACCGGCTACGACATCCTCTTCTTCTGGGTCGCCCGGATGATGATGTTCGGCCTGTACGTCAACGACGGCGTCCCGCCGTTCGAGACGATCGTCCTGCACGGCATGGTCCGCGACGAGCACGGCAAGAAGATGTCGAAGTCCTTCGGCAACGTGGTCAACCCGCTGGACTGGATGGACAAGTACGGCTCCGACGCGCTCCGTTTCACCCTGGCGCGCGGTGCCAACCCCGGCGTCGACGTCCCGATCGGCGAGGAGTGGGTCCAGGGTTCCGCCAAGTTCTCCAACAAGATCTGGAACGCCACCCGCTTCGCGCTGATGAACGGCGCGACGATCGAGGGCGAGCTGCCGTCCGCCGCCGAGATGTCGGTGACCGACCGCTGGATCCTGTCCCGCCTCAACAAGACGGTCGCCGAAGTCGACGCGTACTACGACGACTTCCAGTTCTCCAAGCTCAGCGAGTCGCTCCGGCACTTCGCCTGGGACGAGGTCTTCGACTGGTACGTCGAGCTGTCCAAGACCACGTTCTTCGGCGGCGGCCGTCCGGCCGAGGTCTCGGGCCGGGTCCTGGGCGAGGTCCTCGACGTGATGCTGCGCCTGCTGCACCCCGTCGTCCCGTTCGTCACGGAGACCCTGTGGACCGCGCTCACCGGCCGCGAGTCCGTCGTCATCGCCGACTGGCCGAAGGACAGCGGCTTCCGTGACGACGCGGCCGAGAAGGAGATCGAGCTCGTCCAGCAGGTCGTCACCGAGGTCCGCCGCTTCCGCTCCGACCAGGGCCTGCAGCCCGGCCAGAAGGTTCCGGCCGAGCTCACCCTGACCGGGACCGCGCTCGCGGCGCACGAGGCGGCCATCCGCCAGCTGCTGCGGCTGCAGCCGGCCGGGGACGGCTTCCACGCCACCGCGTCGCTGCCCGTCGCCGGTGCCACCGTCGCGCTCGACCTCTCCGGCACCATCGACATCGAGGCCGAGCGCAAGCGCCTGACGAAGGACCTGGAGGCCGCGCAGAAGGAGAAGGCGCAGGCCACCGGCAAGCTCGGCAACGAGGCGTTCCTGGCC